The following nucleotide sequence is from Leptolyngbya sp. SIO1E4.
ACTACAGAACCTAACACAGCAGACGGATAGTCTGCAGCTCACGGCCTTGATCGACAGCGCTCTGTGTGTCGGGGCTGGCGGCTCGTCTGGTTCTTTGGCCGATAAACCCATTATCCGTAATGGCCAGGGGCAGCTTTTGATTCCTGGTTCGCAGCTCAAGGGACGCCTACGCCATGAATGTGAGAAGTTAGCCCGGGGTTTACGCTGGCCTATCTGTGAATCCCCAGTTCCCCAAACCATGTGTCCCCAGATTGGGTTACCAGACGATTCGCTCTTTAGGCGAGATAGGTATCGTATTGAGAAATTCTTTATCGATGGCCGCCAACAGCATCACTGCTTGATTTGTCAGATCTTCGGTAACCCGTCTCTTGCTTCCCGCATCGTGGTCGATGACTTGATTTGTGAGGTAGAGCCTGCAAACCTTCCAGAGGTTTTACGTCCAGGGGTAACACTCAATCGTCGCCGTAGAACGGCTGAAGATCAAAAGCTCTACTTTTTAGAGACCTCTCCCGTTAATGTGCAGCTGCCCTTCACAGGCTATATCCATTGGGAGCCAGACTGTCCTCCCTATGCCAAACCACTGGTGCTGGCAGCCTTGCATCATATTCATGCCTTAGGGGGTAGTAAATCGGCTGGGTTAGGCTGGTTGCGATGGCAGCTGCCTAACGAGACCACCATCGAAGACAGTGTTTGGAACTTACTGATGGAGGGTAGCGCCTCATGACCACACTTCAACTGACAATTACGGCGCTCTCTCCCTTGGCAATTGGTCGCCAAAAGCCAGGAGGCTCCATTAGCGAAGCCCAGCGCTACATTCCAGGCTCCGTGATTCGGGGGGCGATCGCGGGCAGAATGCTGCGCCAAGCCTCTACAGATGAAACGGCAAATCTGGAGCAACCCGATGGCGACTTTCAGCAATTATTTACCGCAGAGGATGCGGCGATTTTTAGCAATGCCTATCCTACAGCGGTAGAGCAATCAGCCCAGGTCTTACCAGCTACTGCTGTCAGCTCTAAAACAAATCCTGGATTTCGCTCGGAGAAAGAAACCAATGGTGGGGTATTCGATACCTTAATTGACGCCTTTTGTTCTGAAGGCTATGGCTATCCCTACGAACCCAGCAGTTTAGTGGGCGATCGAGTGGAGCCTTACCGGCAGTTCTATACCGTGGCGAATGAGCAGTATCAAAGCCATCGGGTTGATACCCGTCTGTTGACCCGTGTGGGTATCAATCGACGACGAGCAACGGCGCAAGAGCAGGTGCTCTACAGCATTGAGGTAATCAATGAAACGCAGGGAAAGCAGAAGCAACCC
It contains:
- a CDS encoding CRISPR-associated protein Csm3, producing the protein MIQLQNLTQQTDSLQLTALIDSALCVGAGGSSGSLADKPIIRNGQGQLLIPGSQLKGRLRHECEKLARGLRWPICESPVPQTMCPQIGLPDDSLFRRDRYRIEKFFIDGRQQHHCLICQIFGNPSLASRIVVDDLICEVEPANLPEVLRPGVTLNRRRRTAEDQKLYFLETSPVNVQLPFTGYIHWEPDCPPYAKPLVLAALHHIHALGGSKSAGLGWLRWQLPNETTIEDSVWNLLMEGSAS